GCTACTCCGGTTTGGTCAGTGCAAGAGCAACTTGGCATATGGCACCGTTGGTCTTTGTGCCTGGAGTCCTGGTATATCTGTCGAGACAATCATTTCACTTTCCAGACAGTTTTTGTCAAACTTCCCGTATGCGAATTTGAAACTTGTATTCTCTcacaacaacaaaataaaatgtaGCAAAAAAGATTGTCACCCCAAATCCTGACGGCATTGTAGGGGTCTCAAATTCATTCTACTCCGTCTTACCCCTCCAATTGTCCTGTCCCTTCTCCCAACTCTCTCATCCATACAGGAGAAGGAGGCGGCGGCTGCCCCCGAGCCCTTGTCCACTCTGGCGGAGCCCAGCCCTGTGGCCCCTCCCCCTTTGGTGCCCGCCGACGCGCCAGACGAGAcgtgggaggagaaggaggacaagCAGAATGCCGACACGCCCCCGCTCAAACCAGGCGACCTCAAGTACCAGTACAAAGGAGGTGGGTGGCCCCCTAGAAATACATTTGTCTGTAGGTGACCCAATTCATCTTTGTTGACTCCGACTATTTGAATGGTCAACAACCCCATTATGCAGGTGTATGGCATGTCTCTTCAGGAGCAGTCTGATAGATTTGGTTGAATGTGTCCCAGCAACGGTTAAGCAGTATGAAAGAGTCCGTCGCCTGTTCAaactctcccactcctccaccCTTTCCTCCCAACAGAGCAATGGAAGCCTATCGACCCGGAGGATAAGAAGAGGTACGACAGGGAGTTCCTGCTGGGCTTCCGGTACATTGGTGCCAGCATGAACAAGCCCGAGGGCCTGCCTCTTATCTGTGATGTGGTGTTGGATAAGGTAAACTATGTCATTGAAGGAAAGAAATAACAATTTAATGAGCCAATAtgggtatatattttttttttataggcaTCCAGTTTGAAGTGTATTATTCACAACTAAGTGACGTGATTATGCTCCCGTAGTTCATTCGTGTGCTTTTCGAGTCTGTCCCGAATACTAATTTCAATGTCAAATTCATAGGTTCttaatcctctcctctctgtaggccaaTAAGACCCCCATGCGCCCAGCGGAGCCGGGTCGCAACATGATGAACGCCGGGCCAGACTTCACCCCCGCCTTCATGGGTAACCTGGGCAGACAGTCCTCcggaggtgggggagggggaccACGGGGCCCTGGAAGGGACCATATGGGAGTGAGTATCGCAGTGTGGGTCCGTGTATGGAGTTATATAGTGGACacttcaaaatatatatatatattatttattttatgggCTAGATCATATTTAATATGGCAGATGGATGGAGGCTTAAGTGGAAAAATTGGTCtccatttccaatcccccatattttgttctttgtaaatatatatattatttttaatacactatatatatatatacacaaaggtatgtggatttggctatttcagccacacccattgctgacaggtgtataaaaccgagCACACATCTTTGCTAAAACGGGTTATATCCATCCAGATGCCTCTGTAAGTGCGTAGAGATCCTATAATTCAAGACCAAGATCGACCATTTTTTTTGGTCACGTGTTGGGCTGTTGTCTCTTGGAAAGCATTAGTCACAGTTCATAGTATGTCATTACCTCACTCTCCACGTGATATAAATCAATCATTTGTCACACGTTGCTTGAAAACAAATGGTTTAATTGGTCGACAACCAGTAATTTATTGTGAGCCTTTAAAGATGACCATTGAATAGTGTTCTAAGACTGCCATTGAGTGGAACTGGGGCTGCTTTCTACCTTGTTTATGTCTAAAGCTGGGCGCAAGTTGTGAATAGATTGACGGCCCAGTTTGTTTGAAGTTCATAGACATCATTTCCCTCTTATCTGCTCTACATgatgttctttctctctgttttatCCCTCTACCCCTCACCCATCTTGCTTTCCCCCCTTtgcgctctctcctctcccccccagcCCCCAGGACCCCGGCGCTCCCAGCAGGGCCAGCGTAAGGAGCCCCGCAAGATCATCATCTCCTCATCGCTAGGCGGCGACGTGGAGCTCAACAAGGCAGAGAAAGCCTGGAAGCCCGCGGTGAAGATGGCGGGGAGCCGCGGGACCGGTcccgaggaggaggagagcgacgACCCCGAGCAGGCCAAGACCCAGGAGCTGTTCAAGAGGGTCCGCTCCATCCTCAACAAGCTGACCCCTCAGATGTTCCAGCAACTGATGAAACAGGTCACCGAGCTGACCATCGACACGGAGGAGCGGCTGAAGGGAGTGATCGACCTCATCTTTGAGAAGGCCATCTCCGAGCCCAACTTCTCCGTGGCCTACGCCAACATGTGCCGCTGCCTTATGGGGGTGAGTGACGTGACTGACGACGTTTGGGAATTTTGTGTTTGTCTTTTTTTCTTtcgttctctctgcctctactttgagccatgtGTTTGGACCAGTGCAGTAGGGAGGTAACGCGTCACCAGTACACGTTGGTACCCGATTCAAATGTTAAAGATACAAGTGCATCAGTCAGAAAGTTGATTGAACCATTACGAATCGCTGGTTAACTAAAATAAATGTTGCTCATTACATTCTGCCTTCTGAAAATACCTCCATAGTTTGTGACAACCGAGTTGTGCTATTCATTGGCTATGTCCATCGCTCATTTTGTAAATGATAACTATTGATACATTACTAGCTCAAACAGTTAATGTGCAAAAAATACATGACAAGTTcttgtagtggggtggtagatgccttaTCTCCTTTATGGCTCAGATCAGGTGCCTACGTACATCATTACACACAGAAGTCAGCTCAGACAGGTCCAGTtgagagaggcccagctcatgaGCTCCATCAGCAGCAGACTTttacgtcctccgaaacatgacgcGCCTAGCCGCTCTTCTTAACACCCTCCTGCttcacccggaagccagctgcaccaatgtgccttaggaaacaccgttcaactgattaccgaagtcagcctgcaggcgctcGGGCCCGCAGCAAGGAGTCGCCAGAGCGctatgagccaagtaaagccccccccggccaaacactcccctaacacGGACAACGCCGGGCCAATTGtatgctgccctatgggactcccggtcacggtcGGTTGTgtgacagcctgggatcaaagccgggtctgtagtgacacctcaagcactatGATGCATTGCCTTccaccgctgcgccactcgggaggccctagcAGATTTGAATTTAGAATGGAAAATTAATGTTAGTGCATCAAACTGAATCACACCGAATCGTTTCTAACTAAAATGTATAATTTCGGGGCCCATGTATCTAGGTGTGTATGGTGTcgtcttgaaagggaaagatgcacatccATACACTGCAGTATAGGGATGGAAATGAAGAACTCGAGGAGCTGAGAAGCCCTCTTTCGttccttttctccccctctgtttTAATTCTGTCTTCATCCATTTGTTTGAGTGTACTTCTCTAAGCCACTGAACATAAACGAAACTGACCTTGAACTAAACATGACTTGTTTCTTGTTTCCTTTCCTTGTGTCCTCCCAGTTGAAAGTGCCCACCACAGACAAGCCGGGAGTGACTGTGAACTTCCGTAAGCTGCTGCTGAACCGCTGTCAGAAGGAGTTTGAGAAGGACCAGGACGACGACGTGATCTTTGAGGCCAAACAGAAGGAGATGGAGGCCGCAAAAGAGGTACGACATCACATCCTGTCTACACAACAGATGCGTTCTGTTATATTCATATCCAACCCTTGTTTATATTGCCAATATCACAAGATTGGTCTGTATCCTCATAAATTCTAAATCCATGTATTTGACTATTCATTTGACTTGCTGTTTTTCACTTTTGCCGAGGTCTGTGGTTGAACTAGCAAAGATAGAATCACATTCTGTTCCGTCCCGAACCCTCAAAGAGCGGGTGCATTTTGGGCAATAGAGCTTTCTTTACTTTCAAATGACCTTTTGACCTCTCGCCTCCCAGGAGGAGAAAGCCGGTCTGAAGGCGGAGCTGGAGGAGGCGAAGGACAAGGCGCGCCGGCGGTCGCTGGGCAACATCAAGTTCATCGGCGAGCTGTTCAAGCTGAAGATGCTGACGGAGGCCATCATGCACGACTGCATCGTCAAGCTGCTGAAGAACCACGACGAGGAATCGCTGGAGTGCCTCTGTAGACTGCTGTCCACCATCGGCAAGGACCTGGACTTTGAGAAGGCCAAggtatgcagagagagagatacaggcacATAAAGGCATGTACGCATGCCAATGCACAGGGACACACATACTGATACCTGACATTTTCTCTGCAGAAATGTGaatggccacacacacaccagtctgagtgtccctctgtttgtCCCTACAGCCCCGTATGGACCAGTACTTTGCCCAGATGGACAAGATCATCAAGGAGAAGAAGACCTCGTCCAGGATCCGCTTCATGCTGCAGGACGTCATCGACCTCAGACGGGTACAACtacacctccctccatccctctctgtgcaATGTTTTCTcatttttctctccctccatcattctgtatcttcctctctctttctgtccttcacgccatcccctcctctctcctcttcagcgCTCTCTTTTACttcttctttcctctctgtcttctctgcaATAGTATCATTACAGTCATGGCGTCACAGTAATGACCATACTCTAATTCATCATATGGCTCTAAAGCCTTTGCTAATTCTTAAACTTTAAAAGAGTTCTCTCCCTCCACCAGAGTGGCTGGGTACCCCGGCGAGGGGAGCAAGGCCCGAAGACCATAGACCAGATCCACAAGGACGCTGAGCGAGAGGAGCAAATGCAGCTGGTCAAGGTCCAACAGCAGCTTATGTCAAGGAATGacagtggtggtggaggaggaggaggaggaggtggtggtggaagaggaggaggaggaggtggtggtggtggaggaagagACGGCAGGGggggagaccgagacagaggaggaagggatCAGGGGGGCCGTGGGGGCCAGCACGGCGGCCAGGGGGCTAGgggcagccagccccaggacgaAGGCTGGAACACAGTGCCCATCTCCACCAAGAACAGACCCATCGATACCAGCCGGCTCAGCAAGATCACCAAGGTGAGCGGTGGTTTTAAAGTTCGCAACTAATAAAGGAACGCGTTTTTAATTACTAAACCAACACAAATCGGGTTCCTAATTATGAGGGGGAAGGTAAACAATAGTGTGTATTGATTGTATTTCAGTAGCTCATAAGGATGCTTTTTTGCGATCACATGACCAGGTGAAGAGTTTATTCTCAGGGATTTCACTTGTCACTTAAGTAGCCATTTTACGTCATTTTGTTTTACCAAGTCGAGTCCCCATTGAGATGGATATACTTATGTCATCACCTCTGCTCTCAACCTTTTAACCTTTTGACCTCTCCGCCCACTAGCCTGGTGCTCTGGACTTCAACAACCAGCTCCTTGCGCCCCAGCTCGGGGGTAAGGGCATGTGGGGCAGCTGGGGCAAGGGCAGCAGTGGAGGCACCACAGGAGCCAAGCCTGCCGCCGGAGCTGAACCGGGTAGGGCCACATATGGGCGCGTGCCGAACACAGGGAGTCGGGTAGAAGCCTacttcatacaaacacacaccgaCATCCCTCACACAAGTGCAAAATACCGAACAAATGTGTCACACTGTACTATACACACTTATAGTTCACACTGTACTATACACACTTATAGTTCACACTGTACTATACACACTTATAGTACACACTGTACTATACACACTTATAGTGCACACTGTACTATACAACCTTGGCATTTGTGTGATATGCGTGTATTGATCTCTCgctcattccttccttccttttgtTCTCTAATAGCGGAGACTGGCCGTCCGGCCACTGGCAACCGTTTCTCTGCCTTGCAGCAGTCTGCTCCACCAGCGTCGTCCTCGGACGCTGACCGCAGGGTACCCCAGAGGTCAGTACCTCTGTTGCTGTTTTGCTTTCCGTTTCCCCCTCATTCTTCCtgatctttctctctgccccccgACTCTCGCTTACACACCTTAATTTTCtatcccctctccactctccaatatctctctccttctccgtaGGTCCAGCTCCAGTCGTGACCGCGGCGGGGACCGGGACAGGTTCGACCGCTTCGAGCGGCGCGACAGTAGTCGCGACGCCCGCCCGCCTGTCACCAAGCGCAGCTTCAGCCGCGAGACAGAGGAGCGTAGGAGCGATAGTCGCACCCCTACGGAACCCCCCGTCCGGCGCGTAGCCAGCATGTCTGACGACCGGAACAGAGGCAGCCGTGACCGGGGAGGCAGTGGTAGCCGGGACAGGGCTCCTAGCAAGGAGGCTGTTGGTAAgagactatacacacacacacttctactgCCAACACATacatcattcacacacacactggattcaTGTGCACACACCGTAGTGTAATATATGTTTTTGTGTACAAtagtgtgtgtaactgtgttgtatcTGTACAGTGAAGCGTGAGACAGGCCCCACCCTTCCCCCCGCTGCTCCGGCCAAACCGGCCATGACCGAGGAGGAGCTGGACAAGAAGTCCAGCGCCATCATCGAGGAGTACCTCCATCTCAACGAcatgaaggtacacacacacacaccacatcgaCAACATGaagatgcacacagacacacacacacaatcagtttTGTGTCCATGacaaaggtacacacacagagGCGATTGCATAGCTGACTGCTGTAATACTAAACCCCTGTCCTTCCCCCTCCGGCCCTGTAGGAGGCGCTGCAGTGTGTAGGGGAGCTGAACAGCGCCCCGCTGCTCTTTGTGTTTGTGCGGAACGGCCTGGAGGACACTCTGGAGCGCAGCGCCATCGCCAGGGAACGGATGGGCCTGCTGCTGCACCAACTCCTCAAGGCCGGCACCCTGCCCACAACACAGTACTACAAggggtgagaggcagagagagtagtGCCCTAAAGACCAGGTTGTGTGCGTTTCTGAAATGGTGAAAGAAAGTGTGTGTTTTGAGGAAGCACGCAATCCTGTCCACAAGATAGTGATTACATTGCCTTGTTTTGTGGGTGAGAGAGTACTGAATAAGGTCTTTACCTGGTTATGTTTTAATCAAAGGCTCCAGGAGATCCTGGAGGTGGCTGAGGATATGGCCATAGACATCCCCCACATCTGGCAATACCTGGCTGAGCTCATCACCCCCATGCTCCATGACGGAGGCATCCCCATGGGACAGCTCTTCAGGTGAGGCCCAGGCTCTATATAGGTTGCATAGGCCCCAACTCCCGGCAGTCACTTCCATGTAACAGCGTTGGTTCCAGAAAGGCTTTGACTGACGCTTGACTTTGTGGATGAATAGTGAAGAAGTGCTAGTCAAGAAAATATAGAGCTTGAGACGGATGTAAAGAATGAATGAGAAGTTTAAAGGAACGCTCGGTAACCTTTTgctactgtgtgtgtttctccaggGAGATCTCCAAGCCTCTGGTTCCCCTGGGTAAGGCTGGTCTGCTGCTGGTGCAGATTCTCAACTTACTCTGCAAAGGAATGGTAAGTGTCTCTGTGCAAGCAGCTCTGTGGGGTTTGTGTATGTCCATAAAATATTTTGGGTGTGTGTAAATTAATTGTGTATtaattatttgtaaaaaaataaatgattttCAGACCCATAAGAAGGTGGGTGGTCTGTGGACGGAAGCAGGGCTCAACTGGAGAGACTTCCTGCCAGAGGATGAGGACGTCAATAAGTTTGTGACTGAACAGGTCAGTGTGGGAGAAGGGGTTAAACtttacaaaaaataataatcatattTTTTTTAGTGCCACTCGATCTGAATGCCATGTAAGATTTAAGATCGGTGGACTGAACATGCGACTGCCCTAAATAAATTagaagatttttgttgttttggttaaGGGGGGGTTTGCCTTCTCGTTCTATAGGTGTGTTTAGCAACGAAACCGATGTGTGCAAAACGGACCTTGTTGGCTTAGAATCAAAGGATCATTGACAACAGCGTgaactatatttagtctccaaatgtttattgaaaacatacaaTAAGCATTGGTTGACTCCAATTGCGTTGtcacagttgttggttagctagctaatttgagCCATATTTGCATAGACGTGACATAAGTCCAAACACCTCGAGACGCGATCTCAAGAACAAGACACAACTAACTGAAACAAGCCACCTCTTATCATTGTAGATGGCTATTTGACCTTTCAGAATCATAACGCGCTGCCTCTGCAACGCGCGCGTATCAATTTTCGTGACGTGGTCAGGCAACCTGAGGGATCGGAGTGTGCCTTCTGTAGAGTTCCTAATGTAATTCTATGGTGTGTTCGCTCTTTCCAGAAAATGGAGTTTACCCTGGGGGAGGAGTCGGATGAGACCAATCAGAAGAAGCCCATGAGCGGGGAGGAGCTTAGCAAACATCTGGACAGACTGATCCAGGACAGGGCTAACAACCAGCGCATCAGAGACTGGGTcgaggtgtgtgtgatgtgcatatGCAACTTTGTGTTTCAGCAGGTCAATTGAAAGTTTAAACACGCTATCTACATGTAACTTTTGGGAAAGCAGGCTCTGTGTGGTAACTACTTATTTATTTACCCTCTCACTTACAGGCCAACCTGGACGAACAGCAGGCGGCTGCCAACCAGTTTGTGCGTGCTCTGATGACCTCCATTTGCCAGTCAGCTGTTATATGTGAGTACCGCGAAGCCCATATCTGTCCCTTCTGTTTGCGTACCTTAAAGATGCTTCCAACCTCCTTTCTTGGCATGCtgttgccctgtgtgtgtgtgatggagcgaAACCAAGGACAGTGCTATGTATTCGGTGCCAGAATGTTCCCGACTTCTGGTTCTATGCTCAATCGCTGGTACATTCTGATATCTGTCTGATTGGCAATGTGGGCATCATGTTGGGTGTAGAATGAGTGTTGGTCGTTTGGTGCTACTCTAGGTTTATGGGTCTGGGTTAATTTTCCTATGAATCGGGTTGACTGGTTGGAGACTACGTTGTAAGAAGAATGAGGGTGGAACATGCATccatcctttctccctctctctccgccttCACTCACTCTAAcacgctctccctctttccctccgtcCAGGTGAGAACCCGTACAAGGTGGACGTGGAGCAGATTACCCAGAGGGCCAAGCTGCTGCAGCGGTACCTGAGTGACGAGCATAGGGAGCTGCAGGCCCTTTACGCCCTCCAGGCCCTCATGGTGCACATGGAGCAACCGGCCAGTGAGTAcagtactgtggtgtgtgtgtgtttcgcctCAGTTCTGTGAGGTTGTGTATGATTGTGGGTAGCGAGGCTAGAGTCACACCTTTACAACCTCATTGTCCTGGTGTGCTAGAGTGCTCGCAGAGTAAACCTCTTTGCCTATTCATTGGCTGTAGTCTCTTGTGGCCCAGCTAATCACCAGCTCAGATACAGAACCTCCGTTTTGATGTTTCTTTTTGTCGTGAACATCCACAGCACTGCAGTTGCTTCCCATTCCGTGTAGATTTTGTGATTGTCGTTCACATTCTGCCCCACTGGCATTGTCTTCTGTctcgcaaaaaaaaaaatgatgtaaGATGAACTTTGATTGTTTGTGTGAATTAAAATGTTTGCTGAAGGCGTATGTATTTATCCACATTTCTCTATCAGATGGTGTTGTGGCTAGATTCATAGTTCAGGAATCATGATTATGGCTGTGCATCTTAACTACCCTCTCTGACTGTGGCATCCTCCCTTCGCCAGATCTGCTGCGGATGTTCTTTGACGCGCTGTACGACGAGGACGTGATCAAAGAGGAGGCCTTCTACAGGTGGGAGTCCAGCAAAGACCCCGCAGAGCAGACCGGCAAGGGCGTGGCCCTAAAGTCGGTCACCGCCTTCTTCACCTGGCTCCGCGAGGCCGAAGAGGAGTCCGACAAGGACTAAATGTCCTCTCTAAAACCACCACCGCCCTCTATGGCTAGGGAGGTGTATTGCAAGGGGAGCCCGAGGAGAGAATTGGACTCTGTGGCCCTTTTTTTTAATGTGGCGGACTGATATCGATCCTCAACAAGGCTTTTTAGAGAGGGACCTGACATGCAAtcactttctctcttctctctctctctctcgctcacttccTCATTCTCTTTTCCCTCTTTTGTGATGGCGTTTGTCCGCCGAAAATGAAATAAATGATTGAGATGGATTTTGCTTGTGTAAACGCGTGGAATAACTACTATGGTCACTGCGTATAAAACCCTTTTGACTTGTTGTTCTTGAGAAAACAATGACAAACCAACACGCTGCTCTTTGTGGTTGTAGACAAAATTATATTATGCAACATACTATATGACACGCAAACGCATAGAGACAAGGTGTCATGTAGCATGTTTTTCCCTTGGAGTGGGGTATCATGccatgcgtgtgtgtgatgtCCGATCGAACACAGCTCTGTCttctctttttttgtgtgtgtgcgcagcaTGGTTGAAGTGTGTTTCTTTTAATGATGTAGACGAGGTATGTTTGCTGACCAGCTGACATCAAGCGTATGTTGCCGACTATAGAGGCTCTGAATGGCTTTCTGAGCGACGGTTCTTTTCCttttttccacttcctgtttaccGCAGTACTGGGACTTTGAGGACAGAGAAACAAGATGGGGGATGGATTGTGACCTTTGACCATTAGCCTCTGACCTTGGCTACTGGAGGACAGTGGGGGTCTTCTATATGCTTCCTTAAAGCCTACCTTTCACTTCCTCCCCCAGTAGTCAATCCTGACTGAGATACTGCGTCTTTTACCTCTCCTGTAGTTACATGATGAACTGTTGGGTGCGTTCTCTCTCGACCCCTGTCGAATGAGAAAACAAACCCCATAACTAGAGGACTCCTTAATGACAAAAATCACCATTAAAACTTGAAACCTACAGAAATCAACTTGATGAAATAAGAAAAACAGAAATGATCCGAAAGCCTTTTCTACTCTAAGTGGAATCACATTTCAGGAGCGTTCTGTACATATATATtaaagttgttttttttgtcagttttatttttcagaaataataaaaataaattactGATGTAATGTAAACTATAAAATGCTGTATCATTTTCCAACAGAAGTGGCAGTTTGTCCAGATGCAGAGAGGGGTGCTTTAGGTCATCCATTGATTTAGTTTTATTGGACTTTTGTAAATATTTTGTTGCTTTCTTTATTATTTAAGGAATTACTGCTTCTTTTTGCATCATAAACTGGAAAAGATGAGGAAACCGAAAATTGCAAATAAAAGACTTATCAAGTTGCTGAGCGGAGTTTGTACATCAAGTTGCTGAGCGGAGTTTGTACATGCGTGTCCCAGGTCTTGCGTTAAGGGTACTGTAGTGCAGGGCTTTTCAAACTTTTCTTGCCCTGGTAAAGTCGGCAACCCAGGGACCCCCATCATATGATCGCAACAAAAATAACGACTTGTATTATCAGGGGAATGAGAATGGCAGGTAGAAGTAATCCATTTCAAAATGAATAGATTTGATAGACCATTTCATTATTTTCACCTTCTCACAGTtcattggaagaggaagtgtTAACTCTAACAGCCTGTTAGCTAGAAGGGTATATTGGTGGTGAAGAGAATTTTGCTGTTGTAAATCAAATTTTCAGCAATGAAAGATTGTTGAGCTGAGAGAAGTTTGCAGTTTTGAAGCAAGCTATCTGTAATTCTATGCATGTTGTCATGGCTGTTATTTGAGTGTTAGTCCTCAAAGATGGTATCGTTTTAAAATATGTAGTTCAATATTGTTTCTGCATGCTTTTCTTCTGGTGTTGGTCGTTTCAGTTCACACAAACTGTTTATCTATCCTGAACATTACCACCGCCttatacagaaatgttttttgttCCAATTACTAATTTCCGCCATATTAATTTCTAACATGTTGGTGCCTGTATACATAGGCTTTATTACACCTACAACCCTTATGACATCCTTCTGTCACATGAACATTTATGAATTTAAACAGGTGTCCATGTGCAATTCAGGCACTGTGTTTGGATGAGGATTTCTACTTTTAATGAGACGGACATACTGCTCATCCCGGACCAGGCACAAAGCCTTGACACACGAAAAGGGAAGAGGCCGGCGTGTAGAATACCCGGACGAGACTACGTCGGCGAGTGGATAAACCGCCTCtaccctccgttctattggcaGACGTGCAATCTCTGTTCAAGACGA
This DNA window, taken from Oncorhynchus tshawytscha isolate Ot180627B linkage group LG10, Otsh_v2.0, whole genome shotgun sequence, encodes the following:
- the eif4g1a gene encoding eukaryotic translation initiation factor 4 gamma 1a isoform X6 encodes the protein MKALLLSVHLQDRLASQRHPNAEPSEMNKPPQPITGPTSVPHPSPSPGLTQAAYAPGQPPSLVFATPPPQQMNSSPQPRQFAAGPRALHQQGGYRALQPYYANRATMSTSAPRVQTSSGPRPVGPTHVYQPSSQMMMIPGQQLSFAGSPQGYFIPPGQYRAPYMPPSPQYPVTSGTAGFYPGTSPAEYPTYGAYYPAQPQYSHTPPVQTAPVMISPAQPQQQALPPQPPPSQQLAPKRERIAIRIRDPNQGGRDITEEIMSGGRATSTPPSQSSTTEGEGPSQTNGEVTKPVTMMTRTDDNTEPAETMAAMTPPPALVTPEPATATVSTEAKQEKDSLAAPPTEQVASQSAVPTAAEEAIPPEEDQAPPPSPSPPAAPTSPAPAEVQTPPPSTTIAQVSDTVDAGVTLAGKAVTPEAPPIEEEPSAALAAVEKPPALVAEKEEAENKKEEEVVVEEEIVEKVKQEPVLTTKPEVVAPVTVAVAKEHTKPAPRPLTPVATATIKHSAPAVKPVVSVEAPTKTESVVEPTAPKQESAAAVPVSAPVPAVTPSVPEAEPAMAQKSEVQTPLSNGLPQEYPDEVDAPVPAQERTAMPNTEPAVPTPQETAILADAAVAEEGEKEEDAATVPLASSPSEDTSMQAAVSVPKKKRNMKELNKKEAIGDMLDAFKEEKEAAAAPEPLSTLAEPSPVAPPPLVPADAPDETWEEKEDKQNADTPPLKPGDLKYQYKGEQWKPIDPEDKKRYDREFLLGFRYIGASMNKPEGLPLICDVVLDKANKTPMRPAEPGRNMMNAGPDFTPAFMGNLGRQSSGGGGGGPRGPGRDHMGPPGPRRSQQGQRKEPRKIIISSSLGGDVELNKAEKAWKPAVKMAGSRGTGPEEEESDDPEQAKTQELFKRVRSILNKLTPQMFQQLMKQVTELTIDTEERLKGVIDLIFEKAISEPNFSVAYANMCRCLMGLKVPTTDKPGVTVNFRKLLLNRCQKEFEKDQDDDVIFEAKQKEMEAAKEEEKAGLKAELEEAKDKARRRSLGNIKFIGELFKLKMLTEAIMHDCIVKLLKNHDEESLECLCRLLSTIGKDLDFEKAKPRMDQYFAQMDKIIKEKKTSSRIRFMLQDVIDLRRSGWVPRRGEQGPKTIDQIHKDAEREEQMQLVKVQQQLMSRNDSGGGGGGGGGGGGRGGGGGGGGGGRDGRGGDRDRGGRDQGGRGGQHGGQGARGSQPQDEGWNTVPISTKNRPIDTSRLSKITKPGALDFNNQLLAPQLGGKGMWGSWGKGSSGGTTGAKPAAGAEPAETGRPATGNRFSALQQSAPPASSSDADRRVPQRSSSSRDRGGDRDRFDRFERRDSSRDARPPVTKRSFSRETEERRSDSRTPTEPPVRRVASMSDDRNRGSRDRGGSGSRDRAPSKEAVVKRETGPTLPPAAPAKPAMTEEELDKKSSAIIEEYLHLNDMKEALQCVGELNSAPLLFVFVRNGLEDTLERSAIARERMGLLLHQLLKAGTLPTTQYYKGLQEILEVAEDMAIDIPHIWQYLAELITPMLHDGGIPMGQLFREISKPLVPLGKAGLLLVQILNLLCKGMTHKKVGGLWTEAGLNWRDFLPEDEDVNKFVTEQKMEFTLGEESDETNQKKPMSGEELSKHLDRLIQDRANNQRIRDWVEANLDEQQAAANQFVRALMTSICQSAVICENPYKVDVEQITQRAKLLQRYLSDEHRELQALYALQALMVHMEQPANLLRMFFDALYDEDVIKEEAFYRWESSKDPAEQTGKGVALKSVTAFFTWLREAEEESDKD